Proteins encoded in a region of the Onychostoma macrolepis isolate SWU-2019 chromosome 20, ASM1243209v1, whole genome shotgun sequence genome:
- the mep1a.2 gene encoding meprin A subunit alpha yields MDSVWRIIPFIVFLMLKAHALPTQYGEDADAGELREDILEINLDSQRDLFEGDIAGDLRRNAILDEKARWEFPIPYILTDSLDLNAKGVILQAFEMYRLKSCVDFKPYEGESTYISFTKLDGCWSFVGDLKTGQNVSIGDRCDTKAIVEHELLHALGFYHEQSRSDRDDYVQIWWDQIIPGKEHNFNKYEDDFITDLNTPYDYESIMHYRPLSFNKDPDIPTITTTIPAFNNIIGQRLDFSALDLERLNRMYECAASLTLLDQCDFEQINICGMIQYDEDDADWVQTLSSADVKDHTLGGKCRDAGYYMKFDTTNKVEGHSALLESRILYPRRNQQCLEFFYRMSGDPGDQLIIWVRRDDGSGNVRKVSKVHTIIGDGDESWKIAHVSLNVEEKFRYFFQGIVGSNKTSGGILIDDITLTETLCPNAVWRIQNFTNLLNNVPHGERVQSCRFYNSEGYAYGINVYPNGRINSSKEFVGITFHFFTGENDAVLEWPAENRQVTITVMDQNTDTTLQMSNSRSFTTDADSRWIKPSTFEEWDESCFCYRGPEFGWGTFISHEQLRRRDFLKNDDLIITVNFDDLAHLLKSEVPIKADFSSDPQTVEESYYRPKVRQPRAISDPCQPNPCRNGGACVVNQGKAICRCVSGQAIVYTGDTCEKQHIDGGILGVLIGGAAGTIALTVAIIAVIYRQN; encoded by the exons ATGGATTCTGTGTGGAGAATCATTCCCTTCATAGTATTTCTCATGCTCAAG GCGCATGCCCTTCCAACTCAATATG GTGAGGATGCAGATGCAGGTGAATTACGGGAAGACATTCTTGAAATCAATTTAG ATTCCCAGAGAGATTTGTTTGAAGGAGATATTGCTGGAGAT CTACGAAGAAATgcaatattagatgaaaaagcAAGATGGGAGTTTCCCATTCCATACATCCTCACAGATAGTTTGG ATCTTAACGCCAAAGGAGTGATCCTTCAAGCATTTGAAATGTATCGTCTTAAGTCTTGTGTAGACTTCAAGCCCTATGAAGGAGAAAGCACCTATATTTCTTTCACAAAGCTGGATGG ATGTTGGTCATTTGTTGGAGATTTAAAGACGGGGCAGAATGTCTCTATAGGGGACAGATGTGACACCAAGGCCATCGTAGAACATGAACTTCTCCATGCACTGGGTTTCTACCATGAGCAGTCTCGTTCAGACAGGGATGACTATGTCCAAATCTGGTGGGATCAGATCATTCCAG GAAAGGAACACAATTTCAATAAGTATGAGGATGATTTTATAACCGACTTGAACACACCCTATGATTATGAGTCCATCATGCATTACAGGCCTCTGTCTTTCAACAAGGACCCTGATATTCCCACCATAACCACCACCATCCCTGCCTTCAATAATATAATAGGACAGCGCTTAGACTTCAGtgctcttgatctggaaagacTGAATCGCATGTATGAATGTG CTGCATCCCTCACTCTTCTGGATCAATGTGACTTTGAGCAGATCAACATTTGTGGAATGATTCAGTATGATGAGGATGATGCTGATTGGGTCCAGACTTTGAGCTCTGCAGATGTAAAGGACCACACACTTGGAGGAAAATGTAGAG ATGCAGGCTATTATATGAAGTTTGACACCACTAACAAAGTTGAGGGACACAGTGCTTTGTTGGAGTCACGGATTCTTTATCCCAGGAGGAATCAGCAGTGCCTTGAGTTCTTTTACAGGATGAGTGGAGACCCTGGTGACCAGCTCATCATTTGGGTCAGAAGAGATGATGGGTCCGGAAATGTTCGCAAAGTCAGCAAAGTTCATACAATCATAG GGGATGGGGATGAGTCATGGAAAATTGCACACGTCTCTCTAAATGTTGAGGAAAAGTTCAGGTACTTCTTCCAGGGTATTGTTGGCTCCAACAAAACATCAGGAGGGATCTTAATAGATGACATTACTCTGACTGAAACATTGTGCCCAAATGCTGTCTGGAGGATCCAGAACTTCACCAACCTCCTTAATAATGTCCCACATGGTGAAAGAGTTCAGAGTTGCCGTTTTTACAACTCTGAGGGTTACGCTTATGGAATTAATGTTTATCCAAACGGCAGGATAAACTCATCCAAAGAGTTTGTTGGGATCACGTTTCACTTCTTCACTGGTGAGAATGATGCAGTATTAGAATGGCCTGCAGAGAATCGGCAAGTTACTATTACGGTTATGGACCAAAATACAGACACAACTCTTCAAATGTCTAACAGCAGAAGCTTCACCACTG ATGCTGACTCGCGGTGGATTAAACCATCTACATTTGAAGAATGGGACGAAAGTTGCTTTTGCTACAGAGGTCCAGAATTTGGTTGGGGCACATTCATCTCACACGAGCAGCTCCGCAGGAGGGACTTCCTCAAGAATGATGACCTAATCATCACTGTTAATTTTGATG ATTTGGCACATCTTTTAAAATCAGAAGTTCCAATCAAAGCTGACTTCTCAAGCGACCCTCAAACTGTAGAAGAAAGCTATTACAGACCAAAAGTCCGGCAGCCACGAGCGATCAGCGACCCATGTCAGCCAAACCCCTGCCGTAATGGAGGAGCGTGTGTTGTAAATCAGGGGAAAGCAATTTGCAG GTGTGTCTCTGGACAGGCCATTGTGTACACAGGAGACACCTGTGAGAAACAGCACATTGATGGAGGAATTCTGGGAGTTCTGATCGGTGGTGCTGCAGGAACTATAGCTCTTACTGTGGCCATTATTGCTGTGATCTACAGGCAGAACTAA